The nucleotide window CCAAGGCGCTGATCATGTTCCTGACCGGCACCGCCGGCATCATGCTGGGCGCCATCGTGTCGTTCGAAGCGATGCGCTTCATCCATCCGGAAACCGTGGCCGGGGAAACCTGGCGCGGCCTGACCACGATCACCGGAGCCTGGATCGGCGGCGGCGCCAACCAGGCGGCGATGAAGGAAGTGTTCGAGGTCGACGCCAACGTGTTCGGCCAGTTCGTCGCGGTCGACGTCGTGATCGCCAATCTCTGGATGGCCGTGCTGCTGTTCCTGGCCGGCCGTGCCGACGCGTTCGACCGCTGGACCGGTGCCGATGTCTCCGCGATCAACGCGGTCAAGGCGCGGATCGAACGTTACCAGGCCGCGCATGCCCGCATCCCCACGCTGGCCGACGTGATGATCGTGCTGGCCGTGGCGCTGGGCGTCTCCGGCCTGTCGCACGCGCTGACCGGCCCTACGCTGCAATGGATCGGCAGCCTGCCGGCGGAGTGGAACCTGAAGGACTACAGCCTCACGTCGGCCTTCTTCTGGATGGTGGTCTTCGCCACCACGTTCGGGCTGCTGCTCAGTTTTACCAAAGCGCGCAATCTCGAAGGCGCCGGTGCCTCGACCATCGGTTCGGCCATGGTGTACTTCCTGGTGGCGACGATCGGCATGCAGATGGACCTGTCCGCCCTGGTCGAGCGGCCATGGCTGTTCCTGCTTGGGGCGATCTGGATCTCCGTGCATGGCGGCCTGATGCTGCTGGTGGCGAAGCTGATCCGCGCTCCGCTGTTCTTCATGGCGGTGGGATCGCAGGCCAACGTCGGCGGCGCCGCGTCCGCGCCGGTGGTGGCCAGCGTCTTCCATCCATCGCTGGCGCCGGTCGGCGTGCTGCTGGCGGTGCTGGGCTACGCGCTCGGCACCTACTGCGCCTACATCACGGGGCTGGTGCTGCGCGCGCTGGCGACTTGACGCCCGCAGCCCCTATGCGGCGCATTCGGCCGCGATCCAGGCACGCAGGCTGTCCAGGGCCGGCCCCGATGCGCGGCCATGCGGACGCACCAGGTAGTAGCCGCGCGGCGTCGCCATTTCCGGTACGGGCAGCCTGACGAGCTGCCCGCCGCGCAGCAGGTCGTCCACCAGCGGGCGCCAGCCCAGCGCCACGCCGCGGCCGGCCACCGCGGCCTGGATCACCAGCGGGTAATTTCCCAATGTCAGGCTCTGGCGCTGGTTCTCCGCGCTGGCGCCCTGCGCTCGCGCCCAGTCGTGCCATGTCATCCACCGCACCGGCCCGCTGCTCTCCAGGTGCAGCAGCGGCATCTCCATCACGTCGCCGGCGCTGGCTGGGGCATGGCGCGCCAGCAGGCCGGCACTGCACACGGGCACGACCACTTCCGGCAGGATCGGCTGGGCATCGCAGCCCGGCCACTGCCCGGCACCGAATGAAATGGCCAGGTCGACAGGTTCGCCGCGGATGTCGAAACCGTTCTGCGACGTGACGATGCGCACGTCCAGCGCCGGCTTCGCTTCCTGGAACGCCGCCAGCCGGGGCATCAGCCAGAAATTGGCGAACGCAAAATCGGTCGCCACCGTCAGCACCTCGCGCCGCCGCCGCGTGCGCAGCCGCTCCACCGCTCCCTGTACCGCGGCCAGGTGATCGTGCACGGCATCGTACAGCGCGGCGCCTTCCGCGGTGAGCACCACGCCGCGATGCGCGCGCTTGAACAAGGCGGTGCCCAGGTATTTTTCCAATGCCGCGATGCGCTGGCTGACGGCCGGCTGCGTGGTGCCGAATTCCTCGGCGACCTGCGTGAAATTCAGGTGGCGCACCGCGCAGGCGAACAGCAGCAGGCTTTGCATCGGCACATCGTTTCCCATTCTTTTTCCTTATGCATGGATCAGGTTTCGTGATTTTAAGTGCCTGAATCCATGGAAGAAAACGAAAAATTACGCATAAGCATGGATTATGAATAATTCATAAGATTATGCGAATTAATACGTTTTCCATTACCGGTGGCCGGTGCAGAATCCGGCCATGAATGCACCACGCCAACCCACGCATCGACCGACGCATCGGCCAACGCATCGGCCAACGCATCGGCCAAATATCCTGATCGTGATGGCCGACCAGCTGACGCCCCGCGCGCTGGCGGCATACGGCAACCGCGTCACCCGCACGCCGCACCTCGACCGCCTGGCCGCACAGGGTGTCGTGTTCGATTCCGCCTATTGCAACTCGCCGCTGTGCGCCCCGGCGCGCTACTCGCTGATGACCGGCCTGCCGCCATCGGTCCATGGCGGCTACGACAATGCCGCCGCGCTGTCGCCCGAAGCGCTCACGTTCGGGCACTACCTGCGCCATGCCGGCTACCGCACGATCCTGGCCGGCAAGATGCACTTCATCGGGGCCGACCAGCTGCACGGCTTCGAGGAGCGCCTGACCACCGATATCTACCCGGCCGACTTCACGTGGACACCGGACTGGGAACAGCCGCATGTGCGCCCGGACTGGTACCACAACATGGCGTCCGTTGCCGATGCCGGGCCATGCGTGCGCACCAACCAGCTCGACTTCGACGACGAGGTGGTGCACGCCACCCGCCAGAAGCTGTTCGACCTGGCGCGCGATCCGGACGGGCGGCCGTTCTGCCTGACCGTGTCGCTGACGCATCCGCACGACCCGTATGCCATCTCGCGCGACTACTGGGACCTGTACCGCGACGACGACATCGATCCGCCGCGCGTGCCCGGCACGCCGGACCACGAGGACGCGCACTCGCGCCGCCTGCGCGACGTGATCGACATCGCCCGCGCGCCCGTCGATGCCGGCCAGGCGCGCACCGCGCGGCGCGCGTACTACGGCGCGATTTCCTATGTCGACGAGCAGGTCGGGAAGCTGCTGCGCACGCTGGAGGAAACCGGCCAGGCGCAGGACACGGTCATCGTCTTCACGTCGGACCATGGCGACATGCTGGGCGAGCGCAACCTCTGGTACAAGATGACGTTCTTCGAACCGTCGGCGCGCGTGCCGCTGATCGTGCACGCGCCGGACCGCTTCGCGCCGCGCCGCGTGGCCGAATCGGTGTCCCACGTGGACCTGCTGCCGACGCTGCTCGACCTGGCAAGCGCCGGCGCGCCGCTGGAACCGGGCGGACGCAGCCTGCTGCCGCACCTGGAAGGCGCCGGCGGCCATGATGAAGTGGCCGCCGAGTACACCGCCGAAGGCGCGCTCGCGCCGATCGTGATGCTGCGCCGCGGCCCCTACAAATACGTGCATTCGCCCGCCGACCCGGAGCAGCTGTACCACCTGGCCGACGATCCCGACGAGCTGCGCAACCTGGCTGCCGAGCCGGGCCGCCATGCCGGCGCACTGGCCAGCCTGCGCGCCGACGCGGCACGCCGCTGGGACCTGGCGTCGCTGCACCGCCGCGTGCTGGCCAGCCAGCGCCGCCGCCGGCTGATCGGCACGGCCAATGCACTGGGCGCCCGCCATGCCTGGGACTACGAACCGCCGCGCGATGCCAGCCGCCAGTACATCCGCAGCCACCTCGACCTCGATTCGCTGGAGGCGCGCGCGCGTTTCCCTTCCCTCACCGGTGAAAGAAAACCACGATGAAACGCTATCCCGCCCTTGCCCTTTTTCCTGCACTGGCGCTAGCCTTTGCAGCCACCTCCCATGCCGCCGACGCGCCCGCGTGCCGCGTCGTGAAGATGGCCGATCCCGGGTGGACCGACATCGCCGCCACGAATGCACTGAGCGGCATCGTGCTCGAAGCGCTCGGCTATGAACAGAAGGTGCTGCCGCTGTCCGTGCCGATCACCTACGCCGGGCTGCAGAAGAACCACGTCGACGTCTTCCTCGGCAACTGGATGCCGGCACAGCGCACGCTGGTCGAGCCGCTGCTGAAAAGCGGCACGGTGGAACAGCTGCGCGCCAACCTGCCGCAGGCGCGCTTCACGCTGGCCGTGCCGGACACGGTGGCCCGCGCCGGCGTGCGCAGCGTCGCCGACCTGGCGAAGCACGCGGACAAGTTCAACAACAGAATCTACGGCATCGAGTCGGGTGCGCCCGCAAACTCGGTCATCCGGAAAATGCTGGCATCGAACAGCCATGGGCTAAAGGGCTGGACGCTCGTCGAATCGAGCGAGCAGGGCATGCTGAGCCAGGTGGCGCGGGCCACCCGCAACAACGACTGGATCGTGTTCCTGGCCTGGGAGCCGCACCAGATGAACAACACGTTCAAGCTGGCCTACCTGGAAGGCGCGGCCGACGACTTCGGCCCGGCCAGCGTGCACACGGTGACGCGCAAGGGTTACCGCGCCGCCTGCCCCAACGCGGCCAGGCTGTTCGCGCAGATTGAATTCACGGCCCCGCTGGAGCACGCGATCATCGCCGACGTGACGGCGAAGAAGGCCACCGCGCGTGCCGCCGCGCTGCGCCAGCTGAAGGCGCAACCGGCGCTGCTGGAGCGCTGGCTGGCCGGCGTGACCACGCTGGCGGGCACCGATGCGAAGGCCGCCGTGCTGGCCCGCCTCGCCAGGCCGTGACACCTCATTCATCACAACCACAAGAGTCCAAGATGTCCGCCCCGTCCAAATCGCCGTTTCCCTTGAAACCCCTGGCCCTGCTGGTGCTGCATGCGCTCTCCGGCGCCGCTCTTGCCGCGCCGCTTCCCGCCGAACCGGAGCCCGTCCCCGACCCCGCGATCCGCCCCGAAGCGCCGATCGAGACTGTGTTTGTCCAGGGCCAGGTGCGCCAGGTGCAGAACGTCACCCGCAAGGACCTGCAGCAGGCCACGCCCGGCACCAGCCCCCTGAAGACGCTGGAAAAGCTGCCCGGCGTATCGTTCCAGTCGGCCGACCCGTTCGGCGCCTACGAATGGTCGACGCACATCTCCATCCGGGGCTTCGGCCAGAACCAGCTGGGCTTTACCCTGGACGGCATACCGCTGGGCGACATGAGCTACCGGAACCACAATGGCTTGCACGTCAGCCGGGCGATCTCGTCGGAAAACATCGGCAGCGTGACGGTATCGCAGGGCGCCGGCGCGCTGGGCACCGCATCGACCAGCAACCTGGGCGGCGCCGTGGCGTTCACCACGCGCGGCCCGCAGGATACCGCCGGCGTGCAGCTGGCCCAGACGATCGGCACCGAGAACACCTCGCGCACGTTCGTCCGCTACGATACTGGCCTGCTGCCGACCGGCACCAGGGCCTATGCATCCGGCACGCGCCAGCGCGCCGACAAATGGAAGGGTGACGGCGGCCAGGACCAGGACCAGTTCAATGCGGCCGTCGAACAGGAGCTGGGCAAGCATGTGCTGGGCGCGTTCTTCAACTACTCCGAGCGCACCGAGGCCGACTACCAGGACCTGTCGTTCGATGCTGTGCGCCGCCTCGGATACGGCTGGGACAACTATGCGCCCGACTGGCAGCGAGCCGTGGATGCGGCGAACGGCGACTACACGGGCGGCGTGAACAATCTCGACGACGCCTACTACCTGGGCCGCGGCATCCGCCACGACTGGCTGGCGGGCGCGAAACTGGAACTGAACCCGGTGGATGGCGTGCGCTGGGATACCACCGTGTATGGCCACCGCAACCGCGGCGAGAGCCACTGGTACACGCCCTACACGCCCTCCTCCGCCACCGTGCCGATCTCGGTCCGCGCACAGGAATACGGTATCGAGCGCGCGGGCGTGGTCACCAGCCTCGCGTGGGAGATCGGCAACCACACGGTCACCGCCGGTGCCTGGGGCGAGCGCAGCACGCACTCGTGGTCGCGCGCGTTCCACGCGGTGGCCGGGCCCGAGGATACCTCGCACTTCCTCGACAATCCATTCTCCACCGTGATCGCGCAGCGCTTCACGACGAAGACGCGCCAGTTCCACGTGCAGGACAGCATCGCCCTGCTGCAGCACCGCCTGAAGCTGAATGCCGGGTTCAAGAGCACCAAGGTCACGATCGATGGTGACAATGATATCGGCGGCCGTGCCGCCGGCACGCTGGAAGCATCGAAGAAATTCCTGCCGCAGGCCGGCCTGACGTTCGCCGTGACGCCGCAAACGGAACTGTTTACATCGTGGTCGAAGAACCTGAAGGCACATATCGCCGGCGCCGACGGCCCGTTCTCGCAGACGCAGGCGGCGTTCGACCTGTCGAAGCCGGCCCTGAAGCCGGAAACCTCGACCACGGTCGACCTGGGCGTGCGCGCAAGGAACGGCAACGTGCAGGGCTCGGTGGCGCTGTACGCCGCGGATTTCAGGAACCGGCAACTGACCGTGGCCACCTGCACCGGCATCGTCGGCTGCCCGACCACGCTGGCCAATGTGGGCAAGGTGGAAACCCGCGGCCTGGAAGCGGCGCTGGACTGGAAGCTGGCGCGAGGGGGGCGCTGGTTCAACTCCTTCACCTACAACCGCTCCGAGTACAAGGATGCGCCGGTGTACTACGAAGGGGCGGCCGCGATCGACGTCAACGGCAAGCGCGTGGTCGATGCGCCGCGCGTGCTGTTCAACACCGAGCTGTCGTTCGAGCACGCCGGCTGGTTCGCCCGCGTCGATACGAAATATACGGGAAAGCGGTACTACACCTACCTGAACGACAGCCCGGTGCCGTCGTACTGGATCGCCAACGCGGTGGCCGGCTACAGGCTGGGCGCGGCCGGTCCGTTCAGGGAGGCGACGCTCCAGCTGAACGTGGCCAACCTGTTCGACAAGAAGTACTTCGCCACGATCGGCACCAACGGCTTCGCCAGCGCCGATCCCGCCGGCACGTTCGCGACGATGCTGGCGGGCGCACCGCGCGCGGCATTCCTGTCGCTGAGCGGCAAACTGTAACCTTTCCGGGAGAAGCGTCATGACGGCCACGGTCACCCTGCATCACGTGACGAAGATCTATCCGCCCGCGCCGGACGCGCCGGCCGGCGGCCGCGCCGCGGCGCTGGACGATGTGTCGCTCGAGGTCCGCGAAGGCGAGATCTGCGTGCTGATGGGCCTTTCCGGCTGCGGCAAGTCGACGCTGCTGCGGCTGATGAACGGGCTGGTGCCGCCGACGTCGGGCCAGGTCATCGTCGGCGGGCACGATCTCGGCACCCTGTCGGAACGCAAGCTGCAGTACCTGCGGCGCGGCACGATGGCGATGGTGTTCCAGTCGTTCGCGCTGTTCCCGCACCGGAGCGTGATCGACAATGCCGCCTTCGGCCTGGAGATCGCCGGCGTGCCGAAGGCCGAGCGCCATCGCCTTGCCGCCGCCGTGCTGGAGCAGGTGGGGCTGGCCGGCAATGCGAAGCAGTTCCCGCACCAGCTGTCCGGCGGCATGCGCCAGCGCGTGGGCCTGGCGCGCGCGCTGGCCGTCGATCCCGCGCTGCTGCTGATGGACGAAGCCTTTTCGGCGCTGGACCCACTGACCCGCCGCGACATGCAGGACCTGCTGCTCGACCTGCAGCGCGACAAGCGCCGCACGATCGTCTTCGTGTCGCACGACGTCGACGAGGCACTGCACCTGGCCGACAGGATCGCCCTGCTCCACGACGGCAGGCTGCTGCAGCATGGCACGCCCGAAGAACTGGTCGACAGCCCGGCGCACGAGCATGTGCGCAAGTTCTTCCGCGGCGCGAGTCCGGCCTGGCTTGCCCCTGCGCCTGCTATCGGGGCGGCGCACTCCGCGCCCCTGGCGGGAGCCCTGCATGGATAAGCTGGGATTGGGCAGCCACATCAACGACGGCGTGCGGTGGCTGGTCGACCACCACGGCGCCTGGTTCGACGTCATCGGCCAGGGCATCGAATTCTTCGCCGGCACAGTCGAAGCAGCGTTGCAGGCCCTGCCCTGGTGGCTGCTGGCCGCGCTC belongs to Pseudoduganella albidiflava and includes:
- a CDS encoding DUF819 family protein; the protein is MQTSIPLVTNDAIVLGILATILGLVFWTSSRPDGIWKKIYTYVPSLLLCYLVPAILNTLGIIDGSHSKLYPMARDYLLPGALVLLCIATDFGAIVRLGPKALIMFLTGTAGIMLGAIVSFEAMRFIHPETVAGETWRGLTTITGAWIGGGANQAAMKEVFEVDANVFGQFVAVDVVIANLWMAVLLFLAGRADAFDRWTGADVSAINAVKARIERYQAAHARIPTLADVMIVLAVALGVSGLSHALTGPTLQWIGSLPAEWNLKDYSLTSAFFWMVVFATTFGLLLSFTKARNLEGAGASTIGSAMVYFLVATIGMQMDLSALVERPWLFLLGAIWISVHGGLMLLVAKLIRAPLFFMAVGSQANVGGAASAPVVASVFHPSLAPVGVLLAVLGYALGTYCAYITGLVLRALAT
- a CDS encoding choline sulfate utilization transcriptional regulator, which encodes MGNDVPMQSLLLFACAVRHLNFTQVAEEFGTTQPAVSQRIAALEKYLGTALFKRAHRGVVLTAEGAALYDAVHDHLAAVQGAVERLRTRRRREVLTVATDFAFANFWLMPRLAAFQEAKPALDVRIVTSQNGFDIRGEPVDLAISFGAGQWPGCDAQPILPEVVVPVCSAGLLARHAPASAGDVMEMPLLHLESSGPVRWMTWHDWARAQGASAENQRQSLTLGNYPLVIQAAVAGRGVALGWRPLVDDLLRGGQLVRLPVPEMATPRGYYLVRPHGRASGPALDSLRAWIAAECAA
- the betC gene encoding choline-sulfatase, with translation MADQLTPRALAAYGNRVTRTPHLDRLAAQGVVFDSAYCNSPLCAPARYSLMTGLPPSVHGGYDNAAALSPEALTFGHYLRHAGYRTILAGKMHFIGADQLHGFEERLTTDIYPADFTWTPDWEQPHVRPDWYHNMASVADAGPCVRTNQLDFDDEVVHATRQKLFDLARDPDGRPFCLTVSLTHPHDPYAISRDYWDLYRDDDIDPPRVPGTPDHEDAHSRRLRDVIDIARAPVDAGQARTARRAYYGAISYVDEQVGKLLRTLEETGQAQDTVIVFTSDHGDMLGERNLWYKMTFFEPSARVPLIVHAPDRFAPRRVAESVSHVDLLPTLLDLASAGAPLEPGGRSLLPHLEGAGGHDEVAAEYTAEGALAPIVMLRRGPYKYVHSPADPEQLYHLADDPDELRNLAAEPGRHAGALASLRADAARRWDLASLHRRVLASQRRRRLIGTANALGARHAWDYEPPRDASRQYIRSHLDLDSLEARARFPSLTGERKPR
- the choX gene encoding choline ABC transporter substrate-binding protein codes for the protein MKRYPALALFPALALAFAATSHAADAPACRVVKMADPGWTDIAATNALSGIVLEALGYEQKVLPLSVPITYAGLQKNHVDVFLGNWMPAQRTLVEPLLKSGTVEQLRANLPQARFTLAVPDTVARAGVRSVADLAKHADKFNNRIYGIESGAPANSVIRKMLASNSHGLKGWTLVESSEQGMLSQVARATRNNDWIVFLAWEPHQMNNTFKLAYLEGAADDFGPASVHTVTRKGYRAACPNAARLFAQIEFTAPLEHAIIADVTAKKATARAAALRQLKAQPALLERWLAGVTTLAGTDAKAAVLARLARP
- a CDS encoding TonB-dependent receptor, with protein sequence MSAPSKSPFPLKPLALLVLHALSGAALAAPLPAEPEPVPDPAIRPEAPIETVFVQGQVRQVQNVTRKDLQQATPGTSPLKTLEKLPGVSFQSADPFGAYEWSTHISIRGFGQNQLGFTLDGIPLGDMSYRNHNGLHVSRAISSENIGSVTVSQGAGALGTASTSNLGGAVAFTTRGPQDTAGVQLAQTIGTENTSRTFVRYDTGLLPTGTRAYASGTRQRADKWKGDGGQDQDQFNAAVEQELGKHVLGAFFNYSERTEADYQDLSFDAVRRLGYGWDNYAPDWQRAVDAANGDYTGGVNNLDDAYYLGRGIRHDWLAGAKLELNPVDGVRWDTTVYGHRNRGESHWYTPYTPSSATVPISVRAQEYGIERAGVVTSLAWEIGNHTVTAGAWGERSTHSWSRAFHAVAGPEDTSHFLDNPFSTVIAQRFTTKTRQFHVQDSIALLQHRLKLNAGFKSTKVTIDGDNDIGGRAAGTLEASKKFLPQAGLTFAVTPQTELFTSWSKNLKAHIAGADGPFSQTQAAFDLSKPALKPETSTTVDLGVRARNGNVQGSVALYAADFRNRQLTVATCTGIVGCPTTLANVGKVETRGLEAALDWKLARGGRWFNSFTYNRSEYKDAPVYYEGAAAIDVNGKRVVDAPRVLFNTELSFEHAGWFARVDTKYTGKRYYTYLNDSPVPSYWIANAVAGYRLGAAGPFREATLQLNVANLFDKKYFATIGTNGFASADPAGTFATMLAGAPRAAFLSLSGKL
- a CDS encoding ATP-binding cassette domain-containing protein translates to MTATVTLHHVTKIYPPAPDAPAGGRAAALDDVSLEVREGEICVLMGLSGCGKSTLLRLMNGLVPPTSGQVIVGGHDLGTLSERKLQYLRRGTMAMVFQSFALFPHRSVIDNAAFGLEIAGVPKAERHRLAAAVLEQVGLAGNAKQFPHQLSGGMRQRVGLARALAVDPALLLMDEAFSALDPLTRRDMQDLLLDLQRDKRRTIVFVSHDVDEALHLADRIALLHDGRLLQHGTPEELVDSPAHEHVRKFFRGASPAWLAPAPAIGAAHSAPLAGALHG